In the Pseudorasbora parva isolate DD20220531a chromosome 23, ASM2467924v1, whole genome shotgun sequence genome, one interval contains:
- the alox5ap gene encoding arachidonate 5-lipoxygenase-activating protein: MIREQSDQQLRDRPANSYSENMYAEVMENIILLVLVTLLSIVQNVFFALKVEKECTGLNSKQHSTAFERLSCANRNCMDTYPTFLAVLWCAGICLSQAPAAFAGILYLVVRQKYFVGYMGQTCQSTPGFLFGKRILFFLSLMCIVGIINHILLTYGSSDYKEYIQTITKAASTLLLLP; encoded by the exons ATGATCAGAGAACAGTCAGACCAACAGCTCCGAGACAGACCCGCAAATTCATACTCAGAGAACATGTATGCTGAAGTGATGGAAAACATTATCTTGCTAGTGTTGGTCACTCTTCTCAGCATTGTTCAGAATG TCTTCTTCGCCCTAAAGGTTGAAAAAGAGTGCACAGGTCTTAATTCGAAACAACATTCTACTGCTTTTGAGCGCTTGTCCTGTGCAAA TCGAAACTGCATGGATACATATCCCACATTTCTGGCAGTACTGTGGTGTGCTGGTATCTGCCTCAGCCAAG CTCCAGCTGCCTTTGCAGGCATTCTATACCTTGTGGTCCGGCAGAAGTACTTCGTTGGCTACATGGGCCAGACTTGCCAgag CACTCCTGGCTTCCTGTTCGGGAAACGAATTCTCTTTTTCCTGTCACTCATGTGTATTGTGggaataataaatcatatattGCTCACCTACGGCAGCAGTGACTACAAAGAATACATTCAGACCATCACCAAAGCAGCGTCAACCCTTTTGCTTCTACCCTGA